A stretch of the Rosa rugosa chromosome 5, drRosRugo1.1, whole genome shotgun sequence genome encodes the following:
- the LOC133712828 gene encoding glutathione S-transferase T3-like — protein MDSIQGNDQKLHTFWGKITEYYHQYKSFDSDRSQPMLTQRWGKIQKVVNKFSGCFAAINEIHESGKTEQDKIADAKKMFEAQEKRRFTLDHAWILLRH, from the exons ATGGATTCAATACAAGGCAATGATCAAAAGCTGCATACTTTTTGGGGGAAAATTACAGAGTACTATCATCAGTACAAGTCCTTTGACAGTGATCGTTCACAACCGATGCTGACACAAAGGTGGGGAAAAATACAAAAGGTGGTGAACAAATTTTCAGGGTGTTTTGCAGCTATAAATGAAATACATGAAAGTGGGAAGACTGAACAAGACAAG ATTGCAGATGCGAAGAAGATGTTTGAAGCACAAGAAAAGAGAAGGTTCACACTTGATCATGCTTGGATTTTGTTAAGGCACTAA